The genomic DNA TGAAACGGCTTACTCTGTTTGAGGTCATTCATTCAGACAGCCTGGAACACTGCAGGGAATTGTTCAACCAGATACTGGCCGGTCAGGCCAAGAGTAATGTCAGTGCCGGCTTTCTGGCCAAAGATGGCCGGGTGGTTAATGTTGAAGGCAACATCGTACCCCGGATTGAAGGCGGCAAGGTGACGGCCACCCATGGTTTCTTCCGTGACGTGACGGAGCGCACCCAGATAGAACAAGCCCGGCGTGAGAGTGAACGGATGTATGCCACGCTGGTGGACAATTTGCCCGGGTTTGTTTACCGGTGCGCTAATGACCGGAATTGGACCATGCTTTTTGTCAGCGATGGTTGTTTGCCGGTCACCGGTTATCGGCCGGAGGATTTTATCAATAATCAGCGATTGGCTTTTGGCGATATCATTCAGCCGGACTACCGGGAAGAGATATCTCAGCAATGGGAGGATGTACTCAGCCGGCGAGAGGCTTTTGAGAAGGAATACCCCATTACCACGGCTTCCGGAGAGACCCGCTGGGTTTGGGAACGAGGTCAGGGAGTGTTTTCCGACAACGGTGAGGTTCTTTTCCTGGAGGGTTTTATTACTGACATTACGGAGCGCCGGAGCGCTGAAGCCAAAGAGAAGCAACTCCGGGACAAGGCCGAAATGTCCAGCCGCCTGGCGGCGGTGGGGGAGATGGCAGCCGGTATCGCCCATGAGATAAACAATCCCTTGACCGGTGTCATCGGGTTTTCCGAGATGCTGATGACCCGCGAAGGCCTGCCGAATGATATTCAGGAAGACCTTAAGATTATCAATGACGGCAGCCAAAGGGTAAAGGAAATCATACGGCGCATGCTGATCTTTGCCCAGCAGTCCAAACCGTCCAGTCATTTGTCAGATATTCACGAACTCATTGAAAATACTCTGGAACTGCGGAGTTATGTCTTACGGACAGCCAATATTGAGGTGGTTCGCGAGTATGCTGCTGATTTGCCGCCGATTATGGTGGATCCCGGACAAATGCAACAGGTGTTTCTCAATTTGATCGTCAATGCGGAATATGCCATGAAGAATGCTCATGATCGGGGACTGTTGACTATCAGGACGGAACAGGTGGGCCAGTGGATTCGTATTACTTTTGAGGATGACGGCGGCGGTATTCCCGCCGAGGCTAAAACCAAATTGTTCCAGCCGTTTTATACTACCAAGGAACCCGGTGAAGGTACCGGGCTGGGCCTGAGCCTGTCCCGCGGTATTATTCTGGAGCACGGCGGTACTATTGAAGAATCAGGCGAAGCAGGTGTGGGTGCCAGGTTCGTGATCACTCTGCCGATGGTGACTCTGTCGGAGATAACCCAGGCGGAGCGTCCATCCGGTGAAACAGCCCGTACCACTGCCGCTCTACGGGATTTGCAGGTGCTGGTGGTGGATGATGAATCTTCCGTCCGATCCTACGTTAAAGCGATGCTAACGAGCAGCGGTAATCGGGTGGATGAGGCGGGGGCATACCAGGACGCCATGCAACTGCTGGCGGAGCGGGATTATGAGGTCGTCCTGCTGGATATCCGCATGCCGGGTAAAAGCGGCATTGAACTCTATTCAGAGATTACAGCCCTGTACCCTCATCTTTCCCGGCGAATTATCTTTATTACCGGTGACATTTCTGATCAGGGGATAAAAGAATATCTGGAGCAGCGGGATTTGCGCTGGGTAACCAAGCCCTTTGACCGGGCCACGCTGGAACAGCGGATTGGTGAGATGTTGCAGGATACTGAATCGGGCGAAGGTTCTTCGCCCTGAGATTAACCCTCAACATTCCTATCAGGAGTGGGTTTATTTAGGCCGTTAAGTCGTCAAGGGTGCGGCCCCGGTTCACATTACTCCGTTACCAAGGTTATAATAGGCTGACGTTTTATGCTCAGTCTGAATAATGTTTCCA from Dehalogenimonas sp. W includes the following:
- a CDS encoding PAS domain S-box protein — protein: MKLSIRSKILVSLFALVMLVILGLYLSSQSVLLGSYLELEHEAMHVNLERVGLALDDELTKMGVINRDWAVWDDTYGFVQDANQDFIDANMDNDTLSNLGLDFMLFVRNDGEIVYEKVVDLDTQEAVSLPEGIKDYFQPGSHLLQHPVPDHLYREIITVSEGTYLIVSGPILPTSGEGGIAGSLVLGRLISERLINNIAHITQISFTVWDYSADALPGDISRAKFELSAEDHFIESSDSQTLAGYIAIQDYNSQPVLIIRVEMPRDIYLQGQATVNFYLLAAALASISLGLIIYLLMGRLVIRRLSLLATQVQTAGQTGVFPQVRMDSKGDEISLLSGEMATTFQKLKTINEELSESEERYKVLVSLGTESGEAIVMLSDADHLEGRQVFVSDSWARLTGYTFAELNSMSFFQLVSPEFQQDSLNRHRQKIRGNSLPGFFQMTIQTKNGSEVPIELTSSMTIYRGQPVNVLYIRDITERRHMEETLRREEEQLERLLNDTVEIIQSVAPDGKYIFVNQAWHDLLGYTATDLKRLTLFEVIHSDSLEHCRELFNQILAGQAKSNVSAGFLAKDGRVVNVEGNIVPRIEGGKVTATHGFFRDVTERTQIEQARRESERMYATLVDNLPGFVYRCANDRNWTMLFVSDGCLPVTGYRPEDFINNQRLAFGDIIQPDYREEISQQWEDVLSRREAFEKEYPITTASGETRWVWERGQGVFSDNGEVLFLEGFITDITERRSAEAKEKQLRDKAEMSSRLAAVGEMAAGIAHEINNPLTGVIGFSEMLMTREGLPNDIQEDLKIINDGSQRVKEIIRRMLIFAQQSKPSSHLSDIHELIENTLELRSYVLRTANIEVVREYAADLPPIMVDPGQMQQVFLNLIVNAEYAMKNAHDRGLLTIRTEQVGQWIRITFEDDGGGIPAEAKTKLFQPFYTTKEPGEGTGLGLSLSRGIILEHGGTIEESGEAGVGARFVITLPMVTLSEITQAERPSGETARTTAALRDLQVLVVDDESSVRSYVKAMLTSSGNRVDEAGAYQDAMQLLAERDYEVVLLDIRMPGKSGIELYSEITALYPHLSRRIIFITGDISDQGIKEYLEQRDLRWVTKPFDRATLEQRIGEMLQDTESGEGSSP